Proteins encoded in a region of the Phalacrocorax carbo chromosome 15, bPhaCar2.1, whole genome shotgun sequence genome:
- the LOC104051080 gene encoding T-box-containing protein TBX6L, which translates to MQALPDVKVPCDTLPSPSLEPYPQSSIVVTLEDVGLWMKFHQIGTEMIITKSGRRMFPQCKIKVSGLIPYAKYLMLVDFVPMDNFRYKWNKDQWEIAGKAEPQLPCRTYVHPDSPAPGSHWMKEPVSFQKLKLTNNTLDQHGHIILHSMHRYKPRFHIVQADDLFSVRWSIFQVFSFPETVFTSVTAYQNEQITKLKIDNNPFAKGFREHGKNTRREGRVKCQKPSPAKGQKRKLSEEKEASAEERDFEKDENADVKEESNPIVVSSGYPFWVSEQNGSHAFPTASPVPGDQREGLAREQQVPTPSYQAYRFHEAGDSQQLPTRDGATLNDFRARCHTLDLATVPEHDSKQLPEGFANLPPLPPPLPPPQDYTGVVNMALDSVGKPGARAPMYSPYGTEQGLGQWMVPSHSQYRAMSYSAFSTEYNTQGAPGHAHGTMAEWSQYPLFPYACW; encoded by the exons ATGCAAGCTTTACCAG ACGTGAAAGTGCCATGTGACAcacttccctcccccagcctggaGCCCTACCCGCAGAGCTCCATTGTGGTCACCCTCGAGGACGtgggtctctggatgaagttTCATCAGATAGGAACTGAAATGATCATCACCAAATCTGGCAG ACGAATGTTTCCACAATGCAAAATCAAAGTCTCTGGCTTAATTCCATATGCCAAGTACCTCATGCTGGTAGATTTTGTGCCAATGGACAACTTCAGGTATAAG TGGAATAAAGATCAGTGGGaaattgctggaaaagcagagccCCAGCTCCCTTGTCGCACCTACGTCCACCCAGAttccccagctcctggcagcCACTGGATGAAAGAGCCCGTCTCCTTCCAAAAACTGAAGCTCACTAACAACACTCTGGATCAACATGGGCAT ATCATCCTCCACTCCATGCACCGTTACAAGCCTCGCTTCCACATTGTGCAGGCAGATGACCTTTTCAGTGTTCGCTGGAGCATCTTCCAAGTCTTCAGCTTCCCTGAGACTGTCTTCACTTCTGTTACTGCCTACCAGAATGAGCAG attacAAAGCTCAAGATTGACAACAATCCATTTGCTAAAGGTTTCCGCGAGCATGGGAAGAACACTCGAAG GGAAGGACGAGTCAAATGCCAGAAGCCTAGCCCAGCCAAGGGCCAGAAGAGGAAGCTGTCTGAGGAAAAGGAGGCCAGTGCTGAGGAACGTG ATTTTGAGAAAGATGAGAATGCAGATGTGAAGGAAGAGAGTAATCCCATTGTGGTCAGCAGTGGATACCCCTTCTGGGTCTCAGAGCAGAATGGCAGCCATGCCTTTCCTACAGCATCGCCGGTGCCAGGTGACCAGAGGGAGGGTCTGGCCAGAGAGCAGCAAGTGCCTACGCCATCCTACCAGGCATATCG GTTCCATGAAGCTGGAGACAGCCAGCAGCTTCCCACCCGCGATGGTGCAACCTTGAACGATTTCCGGGCAAGGTGCCACACCTTGGATCTTGCCACGGTGCCCGAGCACGACTCCAAACAGCTCCCAGAGGGCTTCGCCAACCTGCCTCCACTCCCCCCGCCTCTGCCTCCTCCGCAGGACTACACAGGAGTGGTGAACATGGCTTTAGACTCTGTTGGGAAGCCCGGGGCCCGGGCGCCCATGTACAGTCCCTATGGCACCGAGCAAGGCCTCGGCCAGTGGATGGTGCCTTCCCACAGCCAGTACAGGGCAATGAGCTACTCAGCTTTCTCCACAGAGTACAACACACAGGGGGCTCCAGGACATGCCCACGGGACCATGGCAGAGTGGAGCCAGTATCCCCTGTTCCCATATGCCTGCTGGTGA